A single region of the Corallococcus macrosporus genome encodes:
- a CDS encoding DUF6268 family outer membrane beta-barrel protein: protein MRVDFHRAVRGCLQVLGCWAVAALLLGSSAQAQTQADRLYLSYGLSGGGSLDAGGVHIRERRSLELRVPLPPVVVGRTYLLPSVGYETRWMGADVPEVEPGPVERQFHRIQLGLTVVRPVAPRWLVVAGVSGNTRTDFKSSFDLSLDTSWVAFAMASHQLGDTPGFGVTFGVVALWPFDTLPVIPILNLTYNRGPYVVEVGLPRLTLLRKLGDTVELGLVGALDMQVLRTRFEPELRAAGASYLRETQVRVGPTVNVHLGRDLWLSSSVGLSLINDYALLDRERDSLKVPGLDMGPAPYGRVVLGWRPGRPQAKAQGSRPAR from the coding sequence ATGCGCGTGGACTTCCACCGCGCGGTGCGAGGGTGCCTCCAGGTCCTGGGCTGCTGGGCCGTGGCGGCGCTGCTGCTGGGCTCCAGCGCGCAGGCGCAGACGCAGGCGGACCGGCTCTATTTGAGCTACGGCCTCTCCGGCGGAGGTTCGTTGGATGCCGGCGGCGTCCACATCCGGGAGCGGCGGAGCCTGGAGCTGCGCGTGCCGCTGCCGCCGGTCGTGGTGGGGCGCACGTACCTGTTGCCATCGGTGGGCTACGAGACGCGGTGGATGGGCGCGGACGTGCCGGAGGTGGAGCCGGGCCCGGTGGAGCGGCAGTTCCACCGCATCCAGCTGGGGCTCACCGTCGTCCGGCCCGTGGCGCCGCGCTGGCTGGTGGTCGCTGGCGTGTCGGGCAACACGCGCACGGACTTCAAGTCCTCCTTCGACCTTTCGCTGGACACGTCGTGGGTGGCGTTCGCGATGGCCAGCCACCAGCTGGGGGACACGCCCGGCTTCGGGGTGACGTTCGGCGTGGTCGCGCTGTGGCCGTTCGACACGCTGCCCGTCATCCCCATCCTGAACCTGACCTACAACCGGGGCCCGTACGTCGTGGAGGTGGGCCTGCCCCGGCTCACGCTGCTGCGCAAGCTGGGGGACACGGTGGAGCTGGGGCTGGTGGGGGCGCTCGACATGCAGGTGCTCCGCACGCGCTTCGAACCGGAGCTGCGGGCCGCGGGCGCCAGCTACCTGCGGGAGACGCAGGTCCGCGTGGGGCCCACCGTGAACGTCCACTTGGGCCGCGACCTGTGGCTGAGCTCGTCGGTGGGCCTGTCGTTGATCAACGACTACGCGCTGCTGGACCGCGAGCGCGACAGCCTGAAGGTCCCCGGGCTGGACATGGGGCCCGCCCCGTATGGCCGCGTGGTGCTCGGCTGGCGTCCGGGGCGCCCCCAGGCGAAGGCGCAGGGCTCGCGCCCCGCGCGCTGA
- a CDS encoding methyltransferase: MRALTGTAQDWPHRVRLRLEPGPGETLDAICGGEVQVLQRRLGYRFTLDPVLLAHFAVFEAGAHRGRLLDLGTGCGIIPLVLARRLGRSDITALELQPGLFSLAERNVYLNRCESAVSLVQGDLRCVAETFPASSFGHVLCNPPYRARTAGQSNLSLEKALARHEIACELPDVVRAAAYLLVPRGGLCMVYPASRFSELVSVLRTQQLEPRTVRMVHPRGDRPAKLVLLHAVKGGRADLTVLPPLVVHAEEDAAFTDEVNAMVG; encoded by the coding sequence GTGCGCGCGCTGACCGGCACCGCGCAGGACTGGCCCCACCGGGTTCGGCTGCGGTTGGAGCCGGGCCCGGGAGAGACGCTCGACGCCATCTGCGGCGGCGAGGTGCAGGTGCTCCAGCGGCGGCTGGGCTACCGCTTCACGCTGGACCCCGTGCTGCTCGCGCACTTCGCCGTGTTCGAGGCGGGCGCGCACCGCGGAAGGCTGCTCGACCTGGGCACCGGGTGCGGCATCATCCCGCTGGTGCTGGCCCGCAGGCTGGGGCGCTCCGACATCACCGCGCTGGAGCTGCAGCCGGGGCTGTTCTCGCTGGCGGAGCGCAACGTGTACCTCAACCGCTGCGAGAGCGCGGTGTCGCTGGTGCAGGGCGACCTGCGGTGCGTGGCGGAGACGTTCCCCGCGAGCAGCTTCGGCCACGTGCTGTGCAATCCGCCCTACCGCGCGCGCACCGCGGGCCAGAGCAACCTGTCGCTGGAGAAGGCGCTCGCGCGGCATGAGATTGCCTGCGAGCTGCCGGACGTGGTGCGCGCGGCGGCCTACCTGCTGGTGCCCCGGGGTGGGCTGTGCATGGTGTACCCCGCGTCGCGCTTCAGCGAGCTGGTGTCGGTGCTGCGCACGCAGCAACTGGAGCCTCGCACGGTGCGCATGGTGCACCCGCGCGGGGACCGGCCCGCGAAGCTGGTGCTGCTCCACGCGGTGAAGGGCGGCCGGGCGGACCTCACCGTGCTGCCGCCGCTCGTGGTCCACGCGGAGGAGGACGCGGCCTTCACGGACGAAGTGAACGCCATGGTGGGCTGA
- a CDS encoding DUF1015 family protein → MARVLPFSALLTSLGSSLEPGDGPPRGNAAPLPTHVRPLLEAANPSAELRRMRDSGGLLKDARPALYVVELHGPAGAFSGPPVRYLLCALRPDAVPSLEQDPYRPRAWEVEPAVTLVADDHGALRALLAEAAERGISVWKGNYDGNPVSLLRIEPSPVSKRLQAVLDEAPMRPLAALSEQGQTLAAVVPLSEPGLELCPIHRALKGVETFQEETFLTLVSAYARVTELDTPLTTPQGLAAARERLATLVPGQHAVLLVLPGGRGRILRFRQGLDLAHLKGAPRNPTLRSLDLALLNALVLRTVLGIQEPEASGHPQVFPVHGLDALVAGVEAGTFQAGFALNPPPVWEVRAVMEAQATLPPRTLRVEPRVPAGLLFLDPEV, encoded by the coding sequence ATGGCGCGCGTCCTCCCGTTCTCGGCCCTCCTGACCTCGCTGGGCTCCTCGCTGGAGCCCGGGGACGGTCCTCCTCGCGGAAACGCGGCCCCGCTGCCCACCCACGTGCGGCCCCTGCTGGAGGCCGCGAACCCGAGCGCGGAGCTGCGCCGGATGCGGGATTCGGGCGGGCTGTTGAAGGACGCGCGTCCCGCCCTCTACGTCGTGGAGCTGCATGGCCCCGCGGGCGCCTTCTCCGGCCCTCCGGTGCGCTATCTCTTGTGCGCGCTGAGGCCGGACGCGGTGCCTTCGCTGGAGCAGGACCCGTACCGGCCCCGCGCGTGGGAGGTGGAGCCCGCCGTCACCCTGGTGGCGGATGATCACGGCGCGCTCCGGGCCCTGCTGGCGGAGGCCGCCGAGCGCGGCATCTCCGTCTGGAAGGGCAACTACGACGGCAACCCGGTGTCGCTCCTGCGCATCGAACCGTCCCCGGTGTCCAAGCGCCTGCAGGCGGTGCTGGACGAGGCACCCATGCGCCCCCTGGCCGCGCTGAGCGAGCAGGGCCAGACGCTGGCGGCGGTGGTGCCCCTGTCCGAGCCGGGCCTGGAGCTGTGCCCCATCCACCGTGCCCTCAAGGGCGTGGAGACCTTCCAGGAGGAGACGTTCCTCACCCTGGTGTCCGCCTACGCGCGCGTGACGGAGCTGGACACGCCCCTCACCACGCCGCAGGGCCTGGCGGCGGCGCGCGAGCGGCTGGCCACGCTGGTGCCCGGACAGCACGCGGTGCTGCTGGTGCTGCCGGGAGGCCGGGGCCGCATCCTGCGCTTCCGGCAGGGCCTGGACCTGGCACACCTGAAGGGCGCGCCTCGCAACCCCACGCTGCGCAGCCTGGACCTGGCGCTGCTCAACGCGCTGGTGCTGCGCACGGTGCTGGGCATCCAGGAGCCGGAGGCGTCCGGACATCCTCAAGTCTTCCCGGTGCACGGGCTGGACGCGCTGGTGGCGGGCGTGGAGGCGGGCACGTTCCAGGCGGGCTTCGCGCTCAACCCGCCGCCGGTGTGGGAGGTGCGGGCGGTGATGGAGGCCCAGGCCACGCTGCCGCCGCGCACCCTGCGCGTGGAGCCGCGCGTGCCGGCGGGGCTGCTCTTCCTGGATCCCGAAGTCTGA
- a CDS encoding polyhydroxyalkanoic acid system family protein — translation MGMLKFEVPHNLPKDEVKKRVEQLLQYWGSKYGVKSDWQGDEGAKLAGKVMGINLDASFVITDKTVSGEGTDPGMLLRGQAKTYLQKKFSAVLDPSKSLDQVKGNLD, via the coding sequence ATGGGCATGTTGAAGTTCGAGGTCCCCCACAACCTTCCCAAGGACGAGGTCAAGAAGCGCGTCGAGCAGTTGCTGCAGTACTGGGGCAGCAAGTACGGCGTGAAGTCCGACTGGCAGGGCGACGAGGGCGCGAAGCTCGCCGGCAAGGTCATGGGCATCAACCTGGACGCCAGCTTCGTCATCACGGACAAGACCGTGTCCGGTGAGGGCACCGACCCCGGCATGCTCCTGCGCGGCCAGGCGAAGACGTACCTGCAGAAGAAGTTCAGCGCGGTGCTGGATCCGTCCAAGAGCCTGGATCAGGTGAAGGGCAACCTGGACTGA
- a CDS encoding chemotaxis protein CheB produces the protein MGGGTAVTGLAFRVLLVGRGLRGLVRGLFDGESLVAVGPPEADFVGAEGVVRRHFPDVLLVDLISSEALGAIERIMAMRPTPILALHPGVLTGQQAFQALALGALDVMDRPMTPGPDFWHAVNRKLVMLSQVKGVRSPPSSPKASRPAQEGPTAPFPLVALAASLGGPKAVAQVLRMIPRGFPAPIAYCQHISQGFTEGLAHWLSTETALRVVEATHDAWMEPGTVYIAPSGGHLLVKPDGRLELDTGPALRGFRPSCDMLLTSAGEAFGKRCIGVILTGMGRDGARGLKEIRERGGRTIAQDEATCVVYGMPREAVLLGAAQQVLPLDVIAPTLVQWVDAC, from the coding sequence GTGGGCGGCGGCACGGCGGTGACGGGACTCGCGTTCCGGGTACTCCTGGTGGGGCGGGGCCTGCGCGGGCTGGTGCGCGGGCTCTTCGACGGCGAGTCGCTGGTGGCCGTAGGCCCGCCCGAAGCAGACTTCGTGGGCGCGGAAGGGGTGGTGCGCCGGCACTTCCCGGACGTGCTCCTGGTGGACCTCATCTCTTCCGAGGCGCTGGGCGCCATCGAGCGCATCATGGCCATGCGCCCCACGCCCATCCTCGCGCTGCACCCGGGCGTGCTCACCGGGCAGCAGGCGTTCCAGGCGCTGGCCCTGGGCGCGCTGGACGTGATGGACCGGCCCATGACGCCGGGCCCGGACTTCTGGCACGCGGTGAACCGCAAGCTGGTGATGCTGTCGCAGGTGAAGGGCGTGCGCTCGCCGCCTTCGTCGCCCAAGGCCTCGCGGCCGGCGCAGGAGGGGCCCACCGCGCCGTTCCCCCTGGTGGCGCTGGCCGCCTCGCTGGGCGGGCCGAAGGCCGTGGCGCAGGTGCTGCGGATGATTCCGCGCGGCTTCCCCGCGCCCATCGCCTACTGTCAGCACATCAGCCAGGGCTTCACGGAAGGCCTGGCGCACTGGCTGTCCACGGAGACGGCGCTGCGCGTCGTCGAGGCGACGCACGACGCGTGGATGGAGCCGGGCACGGTGTACATCGCCCCATCGGGAGGACATCTGCTGGTGAAGCCGGACGGCCGTCTGGAACTGGATACGGGCCCTGCCCTGCGGGGCTTCCGGCCCTCGTGTGACATGCTGCTCACTTCGGCCGGGGAGGCTTTCGGCAAGCGGTGCATCGGCGTCATCCTGACGGGCATGGGCCGCGACGGCGCCAGGGGGCTGAAGGAGATTCGCGAGCGGGGAGGGCGTACCATCGCGCAGGACGAGGCCACGTGCGTCGTCTACGGCATGCCGCGCGAGGCGGTGCTCCTGGGCGCGGCGCAGCAGGTGCTGCCGCTGGACGTCATCGCACCGACGCTCGTGCAGTGGGTGGACGCGTGCTGA
- a CDS encoding CheR family methyltransferase: MLNVGNKVLQQLSALLLERAGLKITLDGYHSLRLALSTRMPALGLSDPDKYLQKLMSASGEEELRSLLPLVTVGHTEFFRDAKQFRALEQSVLPDLLAKARREMRKVSIWSAGCATGEEPYSLALVMAELGALAVEVDLWATDLNLAAVEAARQGRFSTRRAMAIGPERLKRFFRQMEDGYEASPILREYIRFDGQNLAVPVFDKVAPASLDLILCRNVIIYFDLPTIRALMDRFLAALRPGGLLFLGYSESLFKVYDRFEMIEVEGAFVYRRPLGERPRPPPPLAPMTTEPRPGSPESFAVELRQRLQANAETAAKLRTAGASASATPDAAVRRPTTEMPAVGPLAGRRTGEFPAVRPQTPPAAEPPRRPADRPTGTFAAVRVEPPASRPLAEAAPARPSGSWPQLLPPAERLNMAVRKMGQGDFPGAIDGVKRLLVDEPSDLDALLTLGNLYSLTGRISEARDTFSQALQREPLCVEARIFGGVAAMQAGSLAEARSELAKALFLEPTLAIGHYLLAQVQERTQDFESARRSYRNAVAQLKYPQRPLAGHYPEMLDSAESISRAARYALAALEEQPG; encoded by the coding sequence GTGCTGAACGTGGGCAACAAGGTGCTCCAGCAGCTGTCCGCGCTCCTCCTGGAGCGCGCGGGGCTGAAGATCACCCTGGATGGCTACCACAGCCTGCGGCTCGCCCTGTCCACGCGCATGCCCGCGCTGGGCCTGAGCGACCCGGACAAGTACCTCCAGAAGCTGATGAGCGCGAGCGGCGAGGAGGAGCTGCGCTCGCTCCTGCCGCTGGTGACGGTGGGGCACACGGAGTTCTTCCGCGACGCGAAGCAGTTCCGCGCGCTGGAGCAGAGCGTGCTGCCGGACCTGCTCGCGAAGGCGCGGCGGGAGATGCGCAAGGTGTCCATCTGGTCCGCGGGCTGCGCCACGGGCGAGGAGCCCTACAGCCTGGCGCTGGTGATGGCGGAGCTGGGCGCGCTCGCGGTGGAGGTGGACCTGTGGGCCACCGACCTGAACCTGGCCGCGGTGGAGGCCGCGCGGCAGGGGCGCTTCTCCACGCGCCGCGCGATGGCCATCGGGCCCGAGCGGCTCAAGCGCTTCTTCCGGCAGATGGAGGACGGCTACGAGGCGTCGCCCATCCTGCGCGAATACATCCGCTTCGATGGCCAGAACCTGGCCGTGCCGGTGTTCGACAAGGTCGCGCCCGCGTCGTTGGACCTCATCCTCTGCCGCAACGTCATCATCTACTTCGACCTGCCCACCATCCGCGCGCTGATGGACCGCTTCCTCGCGGCGCTGCGCCCGGGCGGGCTGTTGTTCCTGGGGTACTCGGAGAGCCTGTTCAAGGTCTACGACCGCTTCGAGATGATCGAAGTGGAGGGCGCGTTCGTGTACCGGCGCCCGCTGGGAGAGCGCCCCCGTCCGCCGCCGCCCCTGGCGCCGATGACGACGGAGCCGCGCCCGGGCAGCCCGGAGTCCTTCGCCGTGGAGCTGCGCCAGCGGCTTCAGGCCAACGCGGAGACCGCCGCGAAGCTGCGCACGGCCGGCGCTTCAGCCAGCGCGACTCCAGACGCGGCCGTGCGCCGGCCCACCACGGAGATGCCCGCGGTGGGCCCGCTGGCCGGGCGCCGCACCGGGGAGTTCCCCGCCGTCCGGCCGCAGACGCCTCCCGCGGCGGAGCCTCCTCGCCGGCCCGCGGACCGGCCCACCGGCACCTTCGCGGCGGTTCGCGTGGAGCCGCCCGCGTCACGGCCCCTGGCGGAAGCGGCGCCCGCGCGTCCCAGCGGTTCGTGGCCGCAGCTGCTGCCGCCCGCGGAGCGCCTCAACATGGCCGTGCGCAAGATGGGGCAGGGCGACTTCCCGGGCGCCATCGACGGCGTGAAGCGCCTGCTGGTGGACGAGCCCTCCGACCTGGACGCGCTCCTGACGCTGGGCAACCTGTACTCGCTCACCGGCCGCATCAGCGAGGCGCGCGACACGTTCAGCCAGGCGCTCCAGCGCGAGCCGCTGTGCGTGGAGGCGCGCATCTTTGGCGGGGTGGCGGCGATGCAGGCGGGGAGCCTGGCGGAGGCGCGCTCCGAGCTGGCCAAGGCCCTGTTCCTGGAGCCCACGCTGGCCATCGGGCACTACCTGCTGGCCCAGGTGCAGGAGCGCACGCAGGACTTCGAGTCCGCGCGGCGCAGCTACCGCAACGCCGTCGCGCAGCTGAAGTATCCGCAGCGCCCGCTGGCGGGGCACTACCCGGAGATGCTCGACTCCGCGGAGTCCATCTCCCGCGCGGCCCGCTATGCGCTGGCCGCGCTGGAGGAGCAGCCGGGCTGA
- a CDS encoding fused MFS/spermidine synthase has translation MAPLLFGSGLCALVYQTVWLREFRLIFGASTAASAAVLAIFMAGLGLGSALLGARADRQTRPLAFYANLELLIAASAALSPFLVEAVRAIYIALGGTPVMGLGLGTVVRLVLSLLVLAVPTVLMGGTLPAAARAVLSDADPHRRDLALLYGINTLGAVTGAAASTFLLLEVLGNRSTLWSACLLNALVAITARSVSRSMEADAPARPAATEPVAPAPVAAATVADAGALPPRGFVLVAAAVVGFAFLLMELVWYRMLGPLLGGTTFTFGLILALALLGIGLGGTAYTVFFRHRPATLQGFALTCAAEAVLMAVPFALGDRLAIVAALLRPLGGLGLGAMAMGWTFITSVVVLPAAFVSGVQFPLLLALIGRGRQDAGRQVGQVYAWNTGGSIVGSLAGGFGVIPLLTAPVTWQAVAGLLAALGLGAAGLSFLRERQRGALVAPVLATGLAVLLLTAQGPTAAWRHSGVGAGRSGLRDPDIQQIDRFVSAIRSDITWEHEGVESSVALAENNGLNFVVNGKVDGNAIGDASTQIMSGLVGALLHPDPRTSMVIGLGTGSTAGWLGQVRSMERVDVVEIEPAILEVARRCHAVNANVMDNPKVHTSIGDAREVLLTTPQRYDIIFSEPSNPYRAGISSLFTRDFYQAAKQRLADGGMFLQWIQAYEVDALTIQSAYATLSSEFAAVETWHTLSGDLLLIASLQPMKHDLAKLRARITEEPYRTALYSVWRTDELEGVLAHFVGNVELARVAAERGAEMINTDDLSSMEFAFARSVGHTAFFSIQDLRRVARRLKLDRLEFANGAPDWNRVDELKLWLGTAVPGQVAEQSRSYETFVSTVLAGQDAEVLALWQQMKRQPRGPHEEYSLARALVMTQHPEALAAVRSLRARRPADADMLEALLMESQRQDAQATALLERAFTTLRKDPWAVMPLTEAALDAALRVGERSPELARRLHAAVEQPFAASAATPQRKLTYTKLAFAAGGTALCVEGLAPLEPHVPWDRALLLARADCYAQRGDPRADMARDDLERFLAQTPPPFLADVEAAEVPTNKARQPAPPQAEEAK, from the coding sequence GTGGCTCCCCTCCTCTTCGGTTCGGGGCTTTGCGCACTGGTCTACCAGACGGTGTGGCTGCGGGAGTTCCGCCTCATCTTCGGGGCCTCGACCGCCGCGTCGGCCGCGGTGCTCGCCATCTTCATGGCGGGGCTGGGACTGGGCAGCGCGCTCCTGGGCGCGCGGGCGGACCGGCAGACGCGGCCGCTGGCCTTCTACGCGAACCTGGAGCTGCTCATCGCCGCGAGCGCCGCGCTGAGCCCCTTCCTCGTGGAGGCGGTGCGCGCCATCTACATCGCCCTGGGCGGCACGCCGGTGATGGGCCTGGGCCTGGGCACCGTCGTGCGGCTGGTGCTGTCGCTGCTGGTGCTCGCGGTGCCCACGGTGCTCATGGGCGGCACGCTCCCGGCCGCCGCGCGCGCGGTGCTCTCCGACGCGGATCCGCACCGCCGCGACCTGGCCCTGCTCTATGGCATCAACACGCTGGGCGCCGTCACGGGCGCGGCGGCGTCCACGTTCCTCCTGCTGGAGGTGCTGGGCAACCGCTCCACGCTCTGGTCCGCGTGTCTGCTCAACGCGCTCGTGGCCATCACCGCGCGCTCCGTGAGCCGCTCGATGGAGGCGGACGCTCCGGCCAGGCCCGCGGCCACCGAGCCCGTGGCGCCCGCCCCCGTCGCCGCTGCCACCGTGGCCGACGCGGGCGCGCTGCCGCCCCGGGGCTTCGTGCTCGTGGCCGCCGCGGTCGTGGGCTTCGCGTTCCTGCTGATGGAGCTGGTCTGGTACCGCATGCTGGGCCCGCTGCTGGGTGGCACCACCTTCACGTTCGGGCTCATCCTCGCCCTGGCGCTCCTGGGCATCGGCCTGGGCGGCACCGCCTACACCGTCTTCTTCCGCCACCGCCCCGCGACGCTCCAGGGCTTCGCCCTCACCTGCGCCGCGGAGGCCGTGCTGATGGCCGTCCCCTTCGCGCTGGGGGACCGGCTGGCCATCGTCGCCGCGCTGCTGCGGCCGCTGGGAGGCCTGGGGCTGGGCGCCATGGCGATGGGCTGGACGTTCATCACCTCCGTCGTGGTGCTGCCCGCCGCGTTCGTGTCCGGCGTGCAGTTCCCGCTGCTGCTCGCGCTCATCGGGCGGGGCCGCCAGGACGCGGGCCGGCAGGTGGGCCAGGTGTACGCGTGGAACACGGGCGGCTCCATCGTGGGGTCGCTCGCGGGTGGCTTCGGGGTGATTCCGCTGCTCACCGCGCCGGTGACGTGGCAGGCCGTGGCGGGCCTCCTCGCCGCGCTGGGCTTGGGCGCCGCGGGGCTCTCCTTCCTGCGGGAGCGCCAGCGGGGGGCGCTGGTGGCGCCGGTGCTGGCCACCGGGCTCGCCGTGCTGCTGCTCACCGCGCAGGGCCCCACCGCCGCGTGGCGCCACTCGGGCGTGGGCGCGGGCCGCTCCGGGCTGAGGGACCCCGACATCCAGCAGATCGACCGGTTCGTCTCCGCCATCCGCTCCGACATCACGTGGGAGCACGAGGGCGTGGAGAGCAGCGTCGCGCTCGCGGAGAACAACGGCCTCAACTTCGTCGTCAACGGCAAGGTGGACGGCAACGCCATTGGCGACGCGTCCACGCAGATCATGTCGGGCCTCGTCGGCGCGCTCCTGCACCCGGATCCCCGCACGTCGATGGTCATCGGCCTGGGCACGGGCAGCACCGCGGGCTGGCTGGGCCAGGTGCGCAGCATGGAGCGCGTGGACGTCGTGGAGATTGAACCCGCCATCCTGGAGGTGGCGCGCCGCTGCCACGCGGTGAACGCGAACGTGATGGACAACCCGAAGGTGCACACCTCCATCGGGGACGCGCGCGAGGTGTTGCTCACCACGCCCCAGCGCTACGACATCATCTTCTCCGAGCCCTCCAACCCGTACCGCGCCGGCATCTCCAGCCTCTTCACGCGCGACTTCTACCAGGCCGCGAAGCAGCGGCTGGCCGATGGCGGCATGTTCCTGCAGTGGATCCAGGCCTACGAGGTGGACGCCCTCACCATCCAGAGCGCCTACGCCACGCTGTCCTCGGAGTTCGCGGCCGTGGAGACCTGGCACACGCTCAGCGGGGATCTGCTGCTGATCGCCTCCCTGCAGCCGATGAAGCATGACCTGGCGAAGCTGCGCGCGCGCATCACCGAGGAGCCCTACCGCACCGCCCTGTACTCGGTGTGGCGGACGGACGAGCTGGAGGGCGTGCTGGCCCACTTCGTCGGCAACGTGGAGCTGGCCCGGGTGGCGGCGGAGCGCGGCGCGGAGATGATCAACACGGACGACCTGTCCTCCATGGAGTTCGCCTTCGCGCGCAGCGTGGGCCACACCGCCTTCTTCTCCATCCAGGACCTGCGCCGGGTCGCGCGGCGGCTCAAGCTGGACCGGCTCGAGTTCGCGAATGGGGCCCCGGACTGGAACCGCGTGGACGAGCTGAAGCTGTGGCTGGGGACCGCCGTGCCGGGCCAGGTGGCCGAGCAGAGCCGTTCCTACGAGACCTTCGTCAGCACCGTGCTGGCGGGCCAGGACGCCGAGGTGCTGGCCCTGTGGCAGCAGATGAAGCGGCAGCCCCGGGGCCCTCATGAGGAGTACTCGCTGGCCCGCGCCCTGGTGATGACGCAGCACCCGGAGGCGCTCGCGGCCGTGCGGTCGCTGCGGGCCCGCCGTCCCGCGGACGCGGACATGCTGGAGGCCCTGCTGATGGAGTCCCAGCGGCAGGATGCCCAGGCGACCGCGCTCCTGGAGCGCGCGTTCACGACCCTGCGCAAGGATCCCTGGGCGGTCATGCCGCTGACGGAGGCGGCCCTTGATGCGGCGCTCCGCGTGGGCGAGCGCTCACCGGAGCTGGCCCGGCGGCTCCACGCGGCGGTCGAGCAGCCCTTCGCGGCCAGCGCGGCCACCCCCCAGCGCAAGCTGACCTACACCAAGCTGGCGTTCGCGGCCGGAGGCACGGCGCTCTGCGTGGAGGGGCTCGCCCCCCTGGAGCCGCACGTCCCGTGGGACCGCGCCCTGCTGCTGGCGCGCGCGGACTGCTACGCGCAGCGCGGTGACCCTCGGGCCGACATGGCCCGGGACGACCTGGAGCGCTTCCTGGCCCAGACGCCCCCGCCCTTCCTGGCGGACGTCGAAGCGGCGGAGGTCCCCACGAACAAGGCGCGGCAGCCGGCGCCGCCGCAGGCCGAGGAGGCGAAGTAG
- a CDS encoding deoxyribodipyrimidine photo-lyase encodes MPEGLSWSELGVDSARIQAVNDAPLPQGQRDFVLYWCMVNHRWQENHALDAAIALGNHLGLPVVVYQAIRPDYPYASERLHAWALEGMADMAKGCAARGLPYWLELPRNKKEHKPRLASLGKRAAAVVSDLFPTYIIPGHLRGAAKALRVPLIAVDASCVVPMQRIPAAQVGAYALRPKLRKLWPEYLERTLPARKPRVSGAKLQPDFELSDAVKARAALDTFALDHSVKPLAERGGRKAGLKALDAFLRERLEGYDTGRNDPGLGQQSNLSPYFHWGNLFPGEAARAAIAAKGKDHPAVQSFVEELLVRRELGFNYCFHTPGPKQLSVDSLPPWARETLSRHRKDPRPHLYSFEDLDQGRTQDALWNASQRELRERGRIHNYLRMLWGKKILEWSPTPEEALLRISRLNDTYAVDGRDPASVSNFMWVLGLHDRPFQERPVIGKVRPMSSPRTAEKFDLEPYLARWGTPSKAAR; translated from the coding sequence ATGCCCGAAGGCCTCTCGTGGTCCGAACTCGGTGTCGACTCCGCGCGCATCCAGGCGGTGAACGACGCGCCCCTGCCCCAAGGTCAGCGCGACTTCGTCCTCTACTGGTGCATGGTGAACCATCGCTGGCAGGAGAACCACGCGCTGGACGCCGCCATCGCGCTGGGCAACCACCTGGGCCTGCCCGTCGTCGTGTATCAGGCCATCCGCCCGGACTATCCCTACGCGTCGGAGCGGCTCCACGCGTGGGCGCTGGAGGGCATGGCGGACATGGCGAAGGGCTGCGCCGCGCGCGGCCTGCCGTACTGGCTGGAGCTGCCGCGCAACAAGAAGGAACACAAGCCGAGGCTCGCGAGCCTGGGCAAGCGCGCGGCGGCCGTGGTGTCGGACCTGTTCCCCACGTACATCATCCCGGGCCACCTGCGCGGCGCGGCGAAGGCGCTGCGCGTGCCGCTCATCGCCGTGGACGCGTCCTGCGTGGTGCCCATGCAGCGCATCCCCGCGGCCCAGGTGGGCGCGTACGCGCTGCGCCCCAAGCTGCGCAAGCTGTGGCCGGAGTACCTGGAGCGCACGCTGCCCGCGCGCAAGCCGCGCGTGTCCGGCGCGAAGCTCCAGCCGGACTTCGAGCTGTCCGACGCGGTGAAGGCTCGGGCCGCTCTGGACACGTTCGCGCTGGATCATTCCGTGAAGCCCCTGGCCGAGCGCGGCGGACGCAAGGCCGGCTTGAAGGCCCTGGACGCGTTCCTCCGCGAGCGGCTGGAGGGCTACGACACCGGCCGGAATGATCCGGGCCTGGGCCAGCAGTCCAACCTGTCGCCCTACTTCCACTGGGGCAACCTCTTCCCCGGCGAGGCGGCGCGCGCGGCCATCGCGGCGAAGGGCAAGGACCACCCGGCGGTGCAGTCCTTCGTGGAGGAGCTGCTCGTGCGCCGCGAGCTGGGCTTCAACTACTGCTTCCACACGCCCGGCCCGAAGCAGCTGAGCGTGGACTCGCTGCCGCCCTGGGCGCGCGAGACGCTGTCGCGTCACCGGAAGGATCCGCGCCCGCACCTCTACTCGTTCGAGGACCTGGATCAGGGCCGCACGCAGGACGCGCTCTGGAACGCGTCCCAGCGCGAGCTGCGGGAGCGCGGGCGGATCCACAACTACCTGCGCATGCTCTGGGGGAAGAAGATATTGGAGTGGAGCCCCACGCCGGAGGAGGCGCTGCTGCGCATCTCCCGGCTCAACGACACCTACGCGGTGGACGGGCGCGACCCCGCGAGCGTCTCCAACTTCATGTGGGTCCTGGGGCTGCACGACCGGCCCTTCCAGGAGCGCCCGGTGATTGGAAAGGTGCGGCCCATGAGCTCGCCGCGCACCGCGGAGAAGTTCGACCTGGAGCCCTACCTGGCCCGCTGGGGCACCCCCAGCAAGGCCGCCCGGTAG